GGCTTGCGAGCGTTCTATCAAGAACTCACCAGGATGTATGAGAATATCGTGGTCAAGAACGAGATTGTCTCACCTCCGTCTGAGCTATCGCCCCGGCAGGCACTGCGCCAGCTGATGAGTGATCCCCTGGTCATCGTAAAAATGCAGAGGCTCCTCTCCATAAGCACCCTGGACTTGCTTAGAAAATTCTTCCATACCCCAGAGGTGATCGATTTTTTTGACAAGCTCTGTTCTGCCTATGCCTATACCACCGCAGCGGAAACCCCTGCAGTACTGGCAGCAACGATGTTCATAGATAACCATATTGGTGGGGTTTATTTCCCTGCTGGCGGTGCGCAGATGCTCCCCAACACCATCGAGAAAGCCTTCGAGCGTTTTGGCGGTCAGACGCTCTATCGCCAGATGGTGGATGAAATCCTTATCAAAGATGGTCAAGCTTATGGCGTTCGCCTCAGCGATGGGGTTGAGATTCTCGCCGAGCGCGTCATCGCCAATGCCACGGTTTGGAACGTTTATGGCAAGCTGGTGAAGCCGGAGCACATCCAGCCAAAGCGGCTTAAGTGGGTGCAGGGTTTGATCCCCACCTATCCAAGCATGACCCTTTACATGGTTGTGGACCGCCAGGGCTTTCCTGAAGGATGTTATCCGTGGGAAATTTTTATCGAGAATCGCAAGGTGATCGATTCGTCCGACCTGACCTTATATATCAACTCGCTGGTTGATAGGACGCTGTGCCCACCCGATCACCTGGTGGTTATGGCCATTGCCCCGAATATGTGCGCGTGGCCGCACGCCGACGAACCTGGCTACCATTCTCCTGAATATGAAGCTCAAAAGCAGCGCGAAGCCGATCGGATGATTGACCAGATAGAGCAGCATCTGCCTGGTTTTCGCCAGCAAATTCGCACCCTCATCATAGGCACTCCTACATCCATTGAACGCTACTTATTGAAAAACGGCGGTGCGGTTGGAGGACCTAAAAACCAGATTGGGCAGGAGATGCTCAAACGCCTGCACGCCCGCAGTGAGTGGCAACACCTCTATTTCTGCGGTGATTCGACTACCATGGGCACCGGAGCTCCTGCCACCACCGTCTCAGGCATCGGCGCAGCCAATGTCATCCTGCGTGAGCTTCATCTGCTGGAGTATGAGCCGCATAAATTCAACCGCCAGTATGTCAACCTGGTTGACCTGCCTTATCGCAGGCCAGCCTACAAGCCGACGGATATCATCACTGCTGAAAATGCCTTCCTGGCTGCTGCTGATTGCCAGGGCTGCCAGGATCCAAAATGCGTGCAAGGCTGCCCGGCAGGCATCGATATTCCGAGCTTCATGCGCCGTATGGAAGCCAGGAATTATGCTGGTGCTGCTCGGGTGATTCGTGAGCAGAATCCTTTCGGAGAGGTGTGTGGGCTGCTTTGCACCCCTAATCGCACCTGCCAGAAAGATTGCTACCGGCGTGATTTTACTGACCTTCCTGTGCGCATCGCTGAGCTGCAGCACTGGGTGTGTGCTGAGGCAGGTCAGGCAGGATGGCTGCGCATGCGTGCGGGCTCTTCTGGGCAGCAGATAGCGGTGATCGGTGGTGGACCTTCCGCATTGAGCTGCGCTTATTACCTCAACATGGCTGGCCACCAGGTTAAGCTATTTGCCTCCGAATCTCAGGCTGGAGGGGCTTTGTGGGTTCAGTCTGGGATAGACCCCTTGCTCCAGGAAGCAGTCCGCTGTGAAGTGCAGACCATCCTTTCTAGCGGAGTTGCCTTTGAGGGTGGCAGGCAGTTTGGGCAAAACCTGGATCTGAACCAGCTGCTGGAGGATTTCCAGGCTGTTTACCTGCCGGAAGCAAATCTTGCCCCAAATTCAAGCCTCTATGAATCCTGGTTGGGTCGCGACTGGTTGAGCTCGGTTGACCCGCAGACGTACCAGATAAAAGACCAGTCGAAGGTATTCGTTGGCCAGGAATATTTTTTGGACATTGTCAGTGTGGTGGAAGCAGCCGCATCCGGCCGTCGAGTGGCTTGTGCGATAGACGATTATTTGCGTACTTGAAATGAATACACCTGGAAATTGGTGGGCATACCATGCATGAATACCTGACCTGGATCTTGTGGATCCTTATCGCATTTCTGTGCGGAAGCCTGCCTTTTTCTGTCTGGCTGGGGAAGCTCTTCCTGCATGCCGATGTACGCCAGTATGGTGATGGTAATCCTGGTTCTGCCAATGTGTTTCGAGCCGGGAATAAAGCCGTAGGTGCCTTAGCATTATTACTCGACGTAGCCAAAGCTGCTGCACCGGTCGGGTGGTGCTATTACAATTTGAGCATACGCGGGCTTCCCATGTTCCTGATCGCCATAGCACCGGTCCTCGGGCATGTTTTCAGCCCATTCCTGAGGTTTCATGGCGGTAAAGCAATTGCCGCCTCGCTGGGTGTCTGGATTGGTCTGACCCTCTGGAAAGCCTCCGTGGTGGGTGTGATTGGAACGCTGATCGGGATCGCCTTCGTGAGCCCCCCAGGCTGGTCGGTGATGTTGGGCCTGGCAGGCATACTCATCTCTCTCCTGGTCTGGATGCCTGAGCCATTTCTGTTGTCTGTTTGGGTTGCTGAGACGCTCATCCTGGTCTTTACCCACCGCTCCGATTTACGACACAGGCCGGTGCTACGTGCCTGGATCACCAGGCGCCTGAACCGCCGGAAGTAAGCGGGTATGAGCAGCTACCTTACCCATGGCCTGATCCTGGGTTTCATCTTTTTTCAAGCTGTAGTCTTGGTGATCGTAGTCAGTAATCTCATTCTACTGCGCGGCCCCAGGCATTACTCTCAACCACCCAGCTTCCCGCTTGTTTCAATCCTTGTGCCAGCTCGTAACGAAGAAGCTACCATCGCAAAGTGTGTCCAATCCCTCATGGGGCAAGATTATCCCTGCTTTGAAGTGATCGTGCTTGACGATCAGTCCAATGATGCCACTCCGATCATCCTTACGGAGCTTGCCATTTCGTTCCCCAGCCTGAAGATAATCACTGGCAGCGAGCCTCCGCATGGTTTTGTGGGAAAGAATTGGGCCTGCCATCAGCTTGCCCTGAGCGCTGCCGGTGATTTGCTACTCTTCACCGATGCCGATACAGTTTTCCTACCCACTGCACTGCGTCGGATCGTCGCCGCGCAACAAGGTGAGCAGGCAGCCTTGATCACTGGCTACCCGCGCCAGGTGGTGGGTAGCTGGGGGGAGAAGCTGCTTGTCCCATTTTTCCTGTGGGCTGTGCTGTGTTTCATTCCCTTGTGGCTGGCATATCGCCTGCGTCTGTCCGCCCTTTCCAGTGCAGTTGGACAGATGATGCTCTTTCAACGCAGTGCTTATCAGGCAATTGGTGGTCATGCAGCTTTAGGAGATCAGGTCGTCGAGGACATGGCCCTGGCAAAACGTATCAAACAGGCCGGTCGACGCTGGCGGGTTATGAAACTTACCGATCTGGTGTCGTGCCGTATGTACCAGGGAAGCCGGCAGGCCTTCGATGGGTTTTCCAAGAATCTATTTGCGATATTTGACTATCGACTGGGCGTCTTCATTTTCGTCTATCTCTGGCTGGGAATGTTATTCCTGGAGCCATTACTGGTGCTGTGCGCAAAGGCATTCAGCTTCGCCCCGGCTGCCTCATACGTTGAGCTAGTGGTGTGTATCGGTTTATCCCTGTTAATTTGGGAGATCTCTTACGTCGAGTTGGGATTTCAACCCTCCCTTGGGCTGATTTACCCATTGACGATGCTTGCGAATGAAGTCGCCGCGATCCGCTCCCTGGTGTTCAGCTTCCGGGGAAGGCTGTCGTGGAAAGGACGCAAGCTTGTTCGTCCGAAATGGAGATGGTTATAAGCCTCTGATAAACAGGTCCAATGCCTGGCTGATTTCCACCAATTTTGCTGGATCGACAATCTCCATCGAATCTTGTGGGGTATGGGTGATCTGCTGGGAATCGATGTGGTCAGTGAACCACTCCGACGATATCGCCACTGCCGGGCACCCATTCTGTATGAACATGCTGTGGTCACTTTGCACCCAGGGTTGACCTACCGTCAGACCGTCGAATTGGCTGATGATGCCCATGAGTCTCTGTTCGACTTCCACTGGTAAGCCATAAAACGAGAATGCAGACCTGCCTTCCTTGTAACCCGCTCCATCAATATTGATATTGAGCAGGATCTCAGTAAACCTACCCTGGAAAT
The genomic region above belongs to Anaerolineales bacterium and contains:
- a CDS encoding FAD-dependent oxidoreductase, translating into MKLIRYSILRDQYDVIVVGAGLGGLSAAGLLAKRGLSVLLIDQQDKPGGSCTSFKREDHVFDVGTAMLYGFGEKGFRPFRFLINELEAPIDVVAHETLARMTFEGQEIVFWPDIERFLQELFRLYPQEKDGLRAFYQELTRMYENIVVKNEIVSPPSELSPRQALRQLMSDPLVIVKMQRLLSISTLDLLRKFFHTPEVIDFFDKLCSAYAYTTAAETPAVLAATMFIDNHIGGVYFPAGGAQMLPNTIEKAFERFGGQTLYRQMVDEILIKDGQAYGVRLSDGVEILAERVIANATVWNVYGKLVKPEHIQPKRLKWVQGLIPTYPSMTLYMVVDRQGFPEGCYPWEIFIENRKVIDSSDLTLYINSLVDRTLCPPDHLVVMAIAPNMCAWPHADEPGYHSPEYEAQKQREADRMIDQIEQHLPGFRQQIRTLIIGTPTSIERYLLKNGGAVGGPKNQIGQEMLKRLHARSEWQHLYFCGDSTTMGTGAPATTVSGIGAANVILRELHLLEYEPHKFNRQYVNLVDLPYRRPAYKPTDIITAENAFLAAADCQGCQDPKCVQGCPAGIDIPSFMRRMEARNYAGAARVIREQNPFGEVCGLLCTPNRTCQKDCYRRDFTDLPVRIAELQHWVCAEAGQAGWLRMRAGSSGQQIAVIGGGPSALSCAYYLNMAGHQVKLFASESQAGGALWVQSGIDPLLQEAVRCEVQTILSSGVAFEGGRQFGQNLDLNQLLEDFQAVYLPEANLAPNSSLYESWLGRDWLSSVDPQTYQIKDQSKVFVGQEYFLDIVSVVEAAASGRRVACAIDDYLRT
- a CDS encoding glycosyl transferase family 2, which codes for MSSYLTHGLILGFIFFQAVVLVIVVSNLILLRGPRHYSQPPSFPLVSILVPARNEEATIAKCVQSLMGQDYPCFEVIVLDDQSNDATPIILTELAISFPSLKIITGSEPPHGFVGKNWACHQLALSAAGDLLLFTDADTVFLPTALRRIVAAQQGEQAALITGYPRQVVGSWGEKLLVPFFLWAVLCFIPLWLAYRLRLSALSSAVGQMMLFQRSAYQAIGGHAALGDQVVEDMALAKRIKQAGRRWRVMKLTDLVSCRMYQGSRQAFDGFSKNLFAIFDYRLGVFIFVYLWLGMLFLEPLLVLCAKAFSFAPAASYVELVVCIGLSLLIWEISYVELGFQPSLGLIYPLTMLANEVAAIRSLVFSFRGRLSWKGRKLVRPKWRWL